A portion of the Methanomicrobiales archaeon genome contains these proteins:
- a CDS encoding 2'-5' RNA ligase family protein, producing MSPQYLVELRIGPAHWRIRHTTEQLARVHGIEACMERSPHLTLYGPCKLGNTPVRAFMDAIGVTASTYDWIPFRIRGWEIREGLNGWVIAYTVEPSRALRDLRYALSSRLSSLTETENAWDRDPSRAWFHVTAANRLAEERAWAIWHDLAIRQLRMAGDPCGRVYHSDGGSAATSTTAIDRPPYIEQDALRITVLEGESIMAEYDLLEKCWLPAEAAQDPGGWQRTLRQYRRRKGLELTSATGGGDGAYLISDTHFGHANIIRYCARPFVPADVGEMDAVLIHNWNRTVDAGDTVYFLGDLRYGTDAAAPDRYLQALNGRISFIAGNHDTEIGGTVRSLTLERDGKRFLLLHDPCDAPPDFEGWIVHGHMHNNDLENYPFIHFTNRTINVSAEVIAYSPIALSTLCRLIDEAADAGSIPTLQSLSSGF from the coding sequence ATGAGCCCGCAGTACCTGGTGGAGCTGCGGATCGGGCCGGCGCACTGGAGGATCCGCCATACAACGGAGCAGCTCGCCCGCGTCCACGGAATCGAGGCATGCATGGAGAGGAGCCCGCACCTCACCCTCTACGGTCCCTGCAAACTCGGGAACACACCCGTGCGGGCGTTCATGGATGCAATCGGAGTAACAGCATCCACATACGACTGGATACCGTTCCGTATTCGTGGCTGGGAGATCCGGGAAGGGCTGAACGGATGGGTGATCGCATATACCGTGGAGCCATCCCGGGCTCTCCGGGACCTCCGATACGCACTCTCCTCCCGCCTCTCGTCCCTGACGGAGACGGAGAACGCGTGGGACCGCGATCCGTCCAGGGCCTGGTTCCACGTCACCGCGGCAAACCGTCTGGCTGAAGAGAGAGCATGGGCGATCTGGCACGATCTGGCGATTCGACAGTTACGGATGGCAGGAGATCCCTGCGGCAGGGTATACCACTCCGACGGGGGGAGTGCGGCGACTTCCACGACCGCCATCGATAGGCCGCCGTACATCGAGCAGGACGCCCTGCGGATCACAGTCCTGGAAGGGGAGAGCATCATGGCGGAGTACGATCTCCTCGAGAAGTGCTGGCTGCCTGCCGAAGCGGCGCAGGATCCGGGAGGATGGCAGCGTACCCTGCGGCAGTACCGCCGGAGAAAAGGTCTCGAGCTCACGTCCGCAACGGGCGGAGGGGATGGGGCATACCTGATCTCGGATACACATTTCGGCCATGCCAATATCATCCGCTACTGTGCCCGCCCTTTCGTCCCCGCCGATGTGGGAGAGATGGACGCCGTCCTGATCCACAACTGGAATCGGACGGTCGACGCCGGAGACACGGTGTACTTCCTTGGCGATCTGCGGTATGGAACGGATGCGGCAGCGCCGGATCGCTATCTTCAGGCGTTGAACGGACGCATCTCGTTCATTGCCGGCAATCACGATACGGAAATCGGCGGGACGGTCCGCAGCCTGACCCTCGAGCGGGACGGCAAGCGATTCCTGCTTCTTCACGATCCCTGCGATGCACCGCCGGACTTCGAGGGCTGGATCGTCCACGGTCATATGCACAACAACGATCTGGAGAATTACCCGTTCATCCATTTTACGAACCGCACGATCAACGTCTCCGCCGAGGTGATCGCATACAGCCCCATCGCGCTCTCCACCCTCTGCAGGCTGATCGACGAAGCCGCAGACGCAGGCAGCATCCCCACACTCCAGTCGCTGTCGTCGGGTTTCTGA
- a CDS encoding CBS domain-containing protein, giving the protein MQMKISEASRSEVVSAQPDARVSEIVRMMKDRNVGSVVITDQNRPVGIITDRDVLLRIVAEKRDPEAVAVSEVMTRDPMVFPADISVHEAVQKMENKWFRRIPIVDGNGRLTGIVSIDDLMGLLIREMASIASIVRKQMPSF; this is encoded by the coding sequence ATGCAGATGAAGATCAGCGAAGCGAGTCGATCGGAAGTGGTGAGCGCGCAGCCCGATGCACGCGTATCCGAGATCGTTCGGATGATGAAGGACCGGAACGTGGGGTCGGTTGTCATCACGGATCAGAACAGGCCGGTTGGCATCATCACCGACCGCGATGTTCTCCTGCGGATTGTGGCGGAGAAGAGGGATCCGGAGGCAGTGGCGGTCTCCGAGGTAATGACCAGGGATCCCATGGTGTTCCCTGCGGATATCAGTGTTCACGAAGCGGTACAGAAAATGGAGAACAAGTGGTTCCGCCGCATACCGATTGTTGACGGGAATGGCAGGCTGACCGGGATCGTCTCGATCGACGACCTGATGGGGCTGTTGATCCGCGAGATGGCGTCGATTGCCAGCATCGTCCGAAAGCAGATGCCTTCTTTCTGA
- a CDS encoding site-specific DNA-methyltransferase, translating into MVDSPIFFKNDRVTIIHGDVLCTQAVEPDSVDLVVTSPPYNVDIKYHSHDDSITYDEYLEFSEKWMSRCYEWLRDDGRFCLNIPLDKNKGGQQSVGADFTTMAKKIGFKYHSTIVWNEGNISRRTAWGSFQSASAPYVIAPVELIVVLYKKNWKRQNGSKRNDITKDEFMEWTNGLWTFSGESKKKIGHPAPFPVELPRRCMKLFSFVGDTVLDPFLGSGTTLVATCQNNRIGIGIEIDANYCRIALNRIGRETPMEQWTRPSEGAGSQEQVDLHPGHASVYPR; encoded by the coding sequence ATGGTGGACAGCCCGATTTTTTTCAAGAACGATCGCGTGACAATCATCCATGGCGACGTGCTCTGCACGCAGGCAGTTGAACCCGACAGTGTCGATCTCGTCGTCACATCGCCCCCCTACAATGTGGACATAAAATACCATTCCCACGATGACAGCATCACCTACGATGAATACCTCGAATTTAGCGAGAAGTGGATGTCCCGCTGCTACGAGTGGCTTCGGGACGACGGCCGTTTCTGCCTCAATATTCCCCTGGACAAGAACAAGGGCGGCCAGCAGAGCGTTGGTGCCGATTTCACGACAATGGCGAAGAAAATCGGGTTCAAGTACCATTCCACGATCGTCTGGAACGAGGGGAACATCTCCCGAAGGACAGCCTGGGGGTCCTTTCAAAGCGCGTCGGCGCCGTACGTCATTGCACCTGTCGAACTGATCGTCGTCCTTTATAAAAAGAACTGGAAAAGGCAGAACGGATCGAAGCGCAATGATATCACCAAAGATGAGTTCATGGAATGGACAAACGGATTATGGACCTTCAGCGGTGAGAGCAAAAAGAAGATCGGGCATCCCGCGCCATTTCCCGTAGAATTGCCGAGACGGTGCATGAAACTCTTCAGTTTCGTCGGAGATACGGTGCTGGACCCTTTCCTTGGAAGTGGTACGACGTTGGTGGCGACCTGTCAGAACAATCGGATTGGAATCGGCATCGAAATCGATGCGAATTACTGCAGGATTGCGCTGAACAGGATCGGGAGGGAAACACCGATGGAACAGTGGACCCGTCCATCCGAGGGAGCCGGTTCGCAGGAGCAAGTCGATCTGCATCCCGGCCATGCGTCCGTCTATCCTCGATGA
- a CDS encoding nitrogenase component 1 produces MQPKAVRIPRGTCSLFGTIRAVGGIRNSSILVHGPKGCVYHINYILGMRGGRPSRIYSTCLDEQDVIFGAERKLRDAIDDLLEEQDPDILFVLSCCASSIIGEDVGSAVADSSSRGRVIGLESGGFEGDFRTGYSRTLCTLVRELAGEPRTVDPRSVNLIGLLRGGPDLQELRRMLSRRGISVNTVLTAGADLPSLERMGDAALNIVLCEAAGKEAAELLCRRFHTPYLLETLPIGAGASCRFLQRVAEALSLAADADGCEELQPFDPACLQGRKIAIIGGPTRALSVTRFLVELGVEPRLVVLDFDTDTRGKISDMLGTACDVLVEPEQDLIFRNLKEKGIDLVLGGLLERPLADALSIEHLDIMHGCQSTVGFRGAENLQRLLLAGRND; encoded by the coding sequence ATGCAACCGAAAGCGGTCAGAATCCCGAGGGGTACGTGCAGCCTCTTCGGGACGATACGGGCGGTCGGAGGAATTCGGAACAGCAGTATCCTGGTGCACGGGCCCAAGGGCTGCGTCTACCATATCAACTATATCCTGGGGATGCGGGGCGGTCGCCCATCACGGATCTACTCCACCTGTCTTGACGAACAGGACGTCATCTTCGGGGCGGAGCGGAAACTGCGGGATGCGATCGACGACCTGCTGGAGGAGCAGGACCCCGATATCCTGTTCGTGCTCTCCTGCTGCGCGTCCAGCATCATCGGAGAGGATGTGGGGAGTGCGGTAGCGGATTCGTCCTCCCGGGGACGGGTGATCGGGCTCGAGTCGGGGGGATTCGAAGGAGACTTCCGGACGGGTTACAGCCGCACCCTCTGCACCCTGGTCCGTGAGCTGGCAGGGGAACCCCGTACCGTCGATCCGCGCTCCGTGAATCTGATCGGGCTGCTCCGGGGCGGCCCGGATCTCCAGGAGCTGCGGAGGATGCTCTCACGCCGGGGGATTTCCGTCAATACGGTCCTGACGGCCGGTGCGGATCTCCCCTCGCTCGAGAGGATGGGGGATGCAGCCCTGAACATCGTCCTCTGCGAAGCTGCCGGCAAAGAAGCGGCGGAACTGCTGTGCAGGAGATTTCATACCCCTTACCTGCTGGAGACCCTTCCCATCGGCGCGGGAGCGTCCTGCCGGTTCCTGCAACGTGTTGCGGAAGCTCTCTCGCTCGCGGCGGATGCCGACGGCTGTGAGGAGCTGCAGCCGTTCGATCCGGCCTGCCTGCAGGGGCGGAAGATCGCGATCATCGGGGGGCCGACCCGAGCGCTCTCCGTGACGCGGTTCCTGGTTGAGCTGGGCGTCGAGCCCCGTCTGGTCGTCCTCGATTTCGATACAGATACCCGGGGGAAGATCTCCGATATGCTCGGTACGGCTTGCGACGTTCTGGTGGAACCGGAGCAGGACCTGATCTTCCGGAACCTGAAAGAGAAGGGGATCGATCTCGTCCTTGGAGGGCTGCTGGAGAGGCCCCTGGCTGATGCTCTTTCTATCGAACACCTGGACATCATGCACGGCTGCCAGAGCACTGTGGGATTCCGGGGTGCCGAGAACCTGCAGCGGCTCCTGCTCGCAGGCAGGAACGACTGA
- a CDS encoding PAS domain S-box protein encodes MSVTEIAAALNKNKHSVGRYMDILHAAGEVEVRNYGMAKVFSLAQRVPLSAILRYTSEFMMVLDKDFRVLQINAPFLEFLHKAREDVIGRHIAYIPLPDVPLQDLIQKLRDALEQKKSSEDLFLQNEGEHFFRARILETVFEDGREGYTVILSDLTEQKRAELELQRSEARYRAVVEGQTEYICRFLPDGTNVFVNEAYCRFLGMPRERIIGRKVRPRVPDAEAAGVRQHLSSLTIDRPVGTIQHRVILPDGSMGWQQWTDMAIFDEMGNIVEYQSVGRDITEMKQAEEALRQSEEKYRELVELANTVILKMDLSGNITFFNEFAEGFFGYAEDEILGRNVVGTIVPATESSGRDMQELIANICSHTEQYQLHENENITRDGRRVWMRWTNRMIRDGAGKPTGILSIGVDITELKRVEEKLKASEKRFRELAEMLPLPVFETDRACMLTYGNEQAFLSFGYHPEDIREAPHLLEMIAPADRDRARKHIERLLENVGRANEQFTALRKDGTTFPMMAYTASIVEGGRIAGLRGIVIDLTEHNRTKNSLQDERDFIAAVLDTVDALVVVLDPQGRIVRFNRACAELTGYAPEEVQGELFFDRFILPGEMDAVRATFDHLVARRTKVRARNHWVMRDGSRRLIDWSSTALLDREGRVMHVIGTGIDITGREGGGAGSRSPCWG; translated from the coding sequence ATGAGTGTCACCGAGATCGCTGCGGCACTGAACAAGAACAAGCATTCTGTGGGCAGGTACATGGATATTCTCCACGCCGCCGGGGAGGTCGAGGTCCGTAACTACGGAATGGCCAAGGTCTTCTCCCTCGCCCAGCGGGTTCCGCTCTCGGCCATCCTGCGGTACACGAGCGAGTTCATGATGGTCCTGGATAAGGACTTCCGTGTGCTCCAGATCAATGCTCCCTTCCTGGAATTCCTGCATAAGGCGCGGGAGGACGTGATAGGAAGGCACATTGCCTACATCCCGCTCCCAGACGTGCCGCTTCAGGACCTGATCCAGAAGTTGAGAGACGCGCTGGAGCAGAAGAAGTCCTCCGAGGATCTCTTTCTCCAGAACGAAGGGGAGCACTTCTTCCGTGCGCGGATCCTGGAGACGGTATTCGAAGACGGGAGAGAGGGATATACGGTCATCCTGAGCGATCTGACGGAGCAGAAACGAGCCGAGCTCGAGCTGCAGCGGAGCGAGGCCCGTTACCGCGCGGTCGTTGAGGGGCAGACGGAGTACATCTGCCGGTTCCTCCCCGACGGCACCAATGTCTTCGTCAACGAAGCCTACTGCCGATTCCTCGGCATGCCGCGCGAGCGGATCATCGGGCGGAAGGTCAGGCCACGGGTGCCTGATGCAGAGGCGGCAGGTGTACGGCAGCATCTTTCATCTCTCACGATAGATCGCCCCGTGGGAACAATCCAGCACCGGGTGATTCTGCCCGATGGTTCGATGGGCTGGCAGCAGTGGACGGATATGGCGATATTCGACGAGATGGGGAATATCGTAGAGTATCAATCCGTCGGACGCGATATCACCGAGATGAAGCAGGCAGAAGAGGCCCTCCGTCAGAGCGAGGAGAAGTACAGGGAGCTGGTAGAGCTCGCCAACACCGTGATCCTGAAAATGGATCTCTCCGGAAATATCACCTTCTTCAACGAATTCGCGGAGGGATTCTTCGGCTATGCCGAAGACGAAATCCTCGGTCGCAACGTGGTCGGAACCATCGTGCCGGCAACCGAGAGTTCGGGGAGGGACATGCAGGAGCTCATCGCCAACATCTGTTCCCATACCGAGCAGTACCAGCTCCACGAGAATGAGAACATCACCCGCGACGGCAGACGGGTCTGGATGCGCTGGACGAACCGCATGATCCGGGACGGCGCCGGAAAACCGACGGGTATCCTCTCCATCGGTGTCGATATCACGGAGTTGAAACGCGTCGAAGAAAAGCTCAAGGCGAGCGAGAAGAGGTTCAGGGAACTCGCAGAGATGCTTCCACTCCCCGTCTTCGAGACCGATCGGGCGTGTATGCTCACCTATGGAAACGAACAGGCGTTCCTGTCCTTCGGGTACCATCCGGAGGATATCAGGGAGGCCCCCCATCTACTGGAGATGATCGCACCCGCGGATCGGGATCGCGCCCGAAAGCATATCGAGCGTTTGCTGGAAAATGTAGGACGAGCGAACGAGCAGTTCACCGCTCTTCGCAAGGATGGCACGACCTTCCCCATGATGGCGTACACCGCATCGATCGTCGAGGGGGGGCGGATCGCCGGACTTCGGGGTATCGTCATCGATCTGACCGAGCACAACCGCACGAAGAATTCTCTTCAGGATGAGCGGGATTTCATCGCCGCCGTGCTGGATACGGTCGATGCCCTCGTTGTCGTCCTGGATCCGCAGGGCCGCATCGTGAGGTTCAACCGTGCCTGTGCGGAGCTGACGGGATACGCCCCGGAAGAGGTGCAGGGGGAACTCTTCTTCGATCGCTTCATTCTTCCAGGAGAGATGGATGCGGTCCGTGCCACATTCGATCATCTCGTCGCGCGGAGGACAAAAGTCCGCGCACGGAATCACTGGGTGATGCGGGATGGCTCAAGACGGCTCATCGACTGGTCAAGCACCGCCCTCCTCGACAGAGAGGGACGTGTCATGCACGTGATCGGCACGGGTATCGACATCACGGGCAGAGAGGGGGGCGGGGCCGGATCCCGGTCGCCGTGCTGGGGATAG